The DNA sequence CCTGAATCAGAGGGGAAACAAGTCAGGCAGATGCGTACAATTCAGGCACAAATGAGAACCATCTGAAACCACAGCTCCATCTTTCCGGTAGAGAAGGGCATTTGGGAAGCCAATGCCATGTTCTCCTGCTCAATTTGTAATACAAAATCTCCGGCCAAGTGTGGCAACAAAGACAGATGGTTCCCTGATGCCAAAAGCAATAAACGTGCTTGTAATTGTGGTAACAAATCGACATGAACTTCTTACAAATCATCTGCGGCACATTTTCAATTTCCACCCAATTTCTCTGTTCTGAAAACTCCCATAGCTTCAAGCTCCTTGAAATCCCATTCCTACCAATTCCACCGATCATATACAATTTCCTATCTCCATCGCTCACTAATCTAACAAACGTAAGATCCTCGGGCATTACGATATCGGTTTCCTCCCACTCGCCATTTTCCAAATCGAAGGTAACAATAGAAAATGGTTCTGGCGTAACAAAATACAAACGGGCATTATAGCAAGCAGCTTCTTGGCGATGATTATCCCCGTGAATCGGCGCGAAATTGTCGAATCTTCGCCAAGAATGATCCCTGGAATCGAAGACCAAAGCGGAAACAGGAGACGAGCCGGAGaagagtgtgaaaattttGTACCCTAGGGGCACGGAAACCAACGTCAGCAACTCGAATGCGAATGGATGATACGGGAATTCGATCAGTCTGGAGGATTTGGTCAAGAGATTGCAAACAACGAAGGAGCAAGAATTTCGAAGAGAGAAGCAAACGAGGCCGTTGGCAGTAGAAACAAGAGCAGTAGAAGGAATGCCAGAAGGAAGCGAAACGGAAACAGAGAGCGGCAAGCTCCGCCAAGTTCCGAGAGCAGAATCGTACAGAGGTAACTGACGAAAACATTGCGGATGCGCCAGCAAGAGGAAGGAGGAGAAAGAGGAATCAGAATGCTTAGAGACGAAAGAAGGAGAATACAAGAGAGAATCAAAATGCTTACAAGTCGATCTTAGGTTAAAACAGGTTCTGAGAGGGAGAAAAGAGAGTACGTGATCAAGAAGTTCCGGTGGAAGTCGGCTCCAGATGCCGGGATCCATTTCCGGCGACGTGGAGCCTGCCGGAGAAGAAGGAACGTCCTTGGGCTTGGCGGTGACGACGGAGAGTCCACTGAGCTTGGAGAGATATTTGAAGCTCCTGgatttttctctaattttcatATCTGAAATTCTGAAGAACATGACGAAGAGGTATAATGGCGCGTCCTTTTTATATGTCATTCGACGGCAAAATTAGTACATAAcgacaaaacattttaaattatcacaataattatttcttaaaattattttttttttcctttgtctatcttttattatttataattttataatttgttttagttattaaatatCTTAGTTAAATACccaatattaaaaatcttatttaaattttatagaaagGTGGATTAAACTATTATAATTCCATCTAAGAGTTtatccccaaaaaaaaaaaaaaaatccaataattctggcgtttttttttttttttgttctttctattATTCTATTTGATTTCGGGATAgactaataaaattaatgtaataagTGAAGTCGTTGTTGATCCATTAGTTCAGACATCAGACTGCTCGTGTCTGCCTCCATAACCACATAGGCTCACCTAATTGTGATGCAACTCAAGTCCCCACGTCCGCTCTTTTCTCCAactttttaatgaataatttaatatcttacTTAATCCTCGGGTTTATATAACCTTgatttaataaaacaaaaaaatacttgAATTTAAGCTTATGAGGTAGTTAGGCTCACTGTTGTGTATAATTTATATGGTATGTGCACCCTCATGCATGATCGACCAAGACTTATATGATTATTTGTATGTTTATATAAGACATGACGatctataaataatttatgaactatAATGGAAAGActgtgtaacgacccatgcTCATGATTCAGATTAGGATTCGAAATCCAAATTCGACACCAACTAATCCCGACATTCTTCTGCATATCCCACGACATGGTAGCATTACGAGTGAAGACTATCATCACATACTAACACGAGTCCTTCCAAGATGCAGCATGTTGGTATGGATAATAACCTTtaattcttctaaatttttttcagtCATTTTATCATCAAGATCGCTCTCGTTTATACATAgtttttggttcattcatgtaccgctcactaaaaataatgaaaaatacattaaatggCTAAAACATCGATTAAGTCAACCAATGGATAAGTAAGATGTTTGAATCTGAATGGTATTAAGTCAATGAATTGTGAGGAGTAGAATAAGCATACTCGATATGAAGGTTGAACAAAACGTGCAATGGCAATGGCTACACATTCATATGGTCTTTATTTTTATGCAACTAGTGGAATTCAGGAGTAATGGAGCTTGGTCTTTCACTATAAACTCCATTAGAATATCACAACTTGCTAGCTTCTGGCCCTCTCTCAGACCCTAAATGCATGCCCACAACGCTGCTTGGCTGGCCTCTGCCCCCTCTAATTAATACACCAACTGATCTTCCATCACCCTCCCACATAAATTAATGCCTTTTTTCTGATTTTGATGTTATGAAATGGACAAGATAcgacataaattaattttcatccaCTTTTATAGATGTGTTACTAAAATTAATGCTTGCATCAATGTCTAAATAATGTCTAAATATGTTCTTAGTTCTTAGTTTCTAGATATGATGATTAAAAATAGTCAATTAATTAAGCTATAAGTAAAGTTTTATTGActaattcaaacaattttcCTCCATCTCCACAATTCCCATTCCCATAAGTTTTCTCAAAGTCTTCATCAACATTTCCAAAAATAAGGATCGAAATTCAAACATGGTTGCTAGCATTCCACCTCTAGCAGATGTTGtcatctttggacttttcctttcgggctgttgtcatctttggacttttccgaatctttggacttttcctttcgggcttcccttcaaggctttaaaaaagccgtctgctaggagaaggtttccacgcccttataaagggtggtttgttctcctcaaggctttaaaagccgtttgctaggggaaggtttccacgcccttataaagggtggtttgttctcctccccaaccaatgtgggatattacaatccaccccccttcggtgcccagcgtcctcgctcgCTGGCACTCCTTCctttaatcgatgtgggactgccaCCTAATTcgccccccttcggggcccagcgtccttactggcacatcgcctcaagtctacctccctttggggaagggcgagaaggctggcacatcatctggtgtctggctctgataccatttgtaataacccagatccaccgctggcagatattgtcctctttaggcttaacctttcgagcttcccctcaaagctttaaaacgcgtctgctaggggaagatttctacacccttataaagggtggtttgttctcccccaaccaatgtgggacatcacaaaaaGTCACACTCAAAAGCTGATCAACATTATATCCATGTAACTCACTTTTTCCAAATCATGACAGTATCATTCTAGAACAAACCCAAGTTTTCAATCATATAATTGCGAATCCAAGACATTATAACAAAGTTACCAAGCTCGATGAAAAAGCTACAAAGTCAAACCCAACGTGGCTTTAGTTTGAAACATGTTTATTACTAATGAACAAGGTGTGGAGTTTTTTCAAGTCCACGCTATAGTATAGTGCACGTCCTAGTTGACAGTTTGAAAGAGAGGGCAGAATCATTCAAAGATGATACAAATCTGGAAAGTTATGTACATGGTGGGCAGAGTTTTATGGATGGCATCAGCGTTGAAACCGAACGTCCTTGTGGAAGAGGACAATCAGTCGCTCCAGTTATCTTTGTCTGCACTGGATTCCCAATCCTGCGAGTCCACTAAAATGGAATAAGCTACCAGGAAACTTCATTGATATTAATGGAAAGCAAATCCAGAGTTATTCAATTCCATTACATGCAGGGGCATGAGTTCAGAAGATGTACCAGTTCGGTAGAGTCCCGGGATGGTGACCAGACGAGAATTTGCCTATCGTTGCCACCAGTGTACAGTTCCTGAAGAACATTGCAAAATTTTGAAGCAACTTTTATCATTTGGTCCACAATTTTTCGAATTCAGTTGAACCAACCGTACCTGATCCTGGAAACTATACAAGCAACAGTTCACAGCTTCGTAATGGCCGCTGAGCGTCAGGGATGCCTTCCCTGTCCACATATCAAATGCCTAAAAGTTCAAGAAGTTAACTAGATTACACGTAAGCTGTAGACACAAAGAAGCTAAAAGATATAGGAAGAAGTATGTACTTTAATATTTGCCATGCATGGAGCAAATACAAGGGCTGAGTCTTGAGATGTGGCTAATTGCAACGGCTTATTGGTATGTAACCTCACGGTTTCATAATTCACGAGCGTATTACACCCGGATTCGACATCCCACAACTTTAACCTTGAATCAGAACCTGgaatcaaaatccaaatttaaCATCTGATCATTTTATATGGGGGTGGGATGGGGGAATAACAGTATAACATGACTACCTCAACCGAtcgtgaaaaaagaaattcaaacaaGAAGATATTGCTAATGAATTGTCGTTAGtagatttaattatatcacAAAGCAGATAGAGGGTCTAATAAAGAACTCAATTCTCCAACTATCAAGATTTGTTAGAATAACATTAATGCAGATCTTGTTATTGATATTTCAACACTCCTATCAGCATCATTATCACCAGAAGTAGGGTACATGACTAACATGTACAAAAGGATTTTCAAAATACTCAATTAtaggaattttcttttataatcaAAGTCTAATGGCGTTCACATTTTAAATTCCCCTTGTGCTTCAACTTAATCAATCCACTAATTTTTCCTCCATCAAGGCACGATGTCCGGCAGCCGCATACTAGGAGAATCATGGCTTTTAATAGACGattaattcaagaaaaaaatgaatataacaCAGTTGAACTATATTTAATTGGATTGGAAAGGGTTGACAGGGTAACTCCACCTGCACTGAGAAGGTACATGCCATCTCCAGTTACTTTTAATCCAGTAACAGCACCGTAGTGAGAAACTGCTCGATCCTGGCTGGACAAAAGCCCTGGGTGTAGCCTCTGCCTTGTGGATCCCTTAGCTGGCAGTTTACCTGTAGTAGATGATGGCTTTGTTGCGTTTCCATTGGCTAGTTTCTTATGAAGTATGCGAGATTTCATATTTGAACCTTGGCTGGCCAAGTGGGACTTAGATGTTGATAGCtgagaaataataaaataaaatctgtTAATTGACAAACAAAAGAACTGGTGGATACCGTGATAGCCAAACTAGGGAGGAGAGGGACCTTATTTGCAGTCCATCCTGAAATAGGTGGACGTCGCCCGAGCTGGGATTGAGACTGATCTAGAACACGAAAACATCCAGCTCGTCTGATGTCCCAAAAACGAATTGCTCCATCACATCCGCCAGTAATCAAAACCCACTCGCTAGAAGCTGACCATTCTACACTCATTACACCATCTgtaaaatgataatataaaCATTAATGTCAATAGATATGATTTACATAGATAGATAGGCAAAACAGAAAAGACTGGTcgaataaatttcataaacaatCAGGTGTTGCAAATTGTAAAACGGGTAAAGTACTACACAATGGGAAAGTAAAACTGGAAGGGGGCACATGTTTGTCATACAGGTATTGACATCTTCCACAAATTGATTAAAACTACGGACTGCAATTGCtgtaatattttgaaactaaaacAATTGGTACAACTTAAAGACAGCAACAACTCTCTTAGAATTAAAAGTAGAGACCACCACCATACCACGATGTCCAGATAAGGTGTGAGAAAATGCTCCCGATGAAATATCACAAAGGCGGACTTGAACATCTTCCGTTCCAGCAGCAATCAGCATGTGTGATGTTGCCAAAGAGGACATGGCTGTCCTATAGACTTTTCCAGGCAATTTAAAGTTCACCACCACCTACAAGAAGGAAATATTAGTTTATAACAAAATTGCTGGTAAGACCCACATGATCTCTAAGTTACCTACCTGAGTTGTATTTGTATCCCAGACATTAATGTGATGATCATATGAACCTGTGACAAACAATCCAGTATCAATGGGATACCATATGGCCGAGGAAATTGCATATTTATGTCCATGTTCATGCTGCTTATCAACTGCAAAAAGGCATTGGTATTTTGCAATAAGACCCTCAGAATGAGATGCACGTTGAATATCAAAAACAGCAGCCGATGCATCTGATGCTCCAGATAACAAATATCTCCCCTCCGTCAAATCAACCTGATTTCATGACCCAGAATGTCGGTGCTAGATGTTCTTATTAGTTTTATAAGCATGTTATGAAAATGGAACAGAGATACCTACTAAAGAAtgaaatcaacaaaaatcaaGCTTATAAAATCCAAACACTCAACTAGCTCTACAACACCAAACTTCCTTTAATAGCCACAAGTGTTCAAGCCAACTTACATGCGCCTTGACTACTCTCAGGGCACAATGTGCTTGGCTCTACAATATTTGATGTCAAGAACTCATGGAATATTTCATATCCTATGAGCCACCATGGTTTAAACCCATGACCTCAAAGACCATCtagctttaaaatttttgctTCTTTAACGATTGGGCCAACCATGGTGGTTGGGCTACAAGACCATAATCGACCTAAAAGAATATTGAAATTCAGAAGAAACAGAATgaggtaaaataaatataaaatatgttaatagAGTTATCAATagaacaataattataaaagaacACCAATGTCAATCAGATAAAATGCTTACTAAAGATTGCTCTTTGTGACATGTGTTCGAAAATTTTATTGCCTATGCATGACATATACTGAAGTCaagcttaaaaaaagaataatattaagCTAATTCTGCGGGGTAAGTGAAAAACAAAGACCTATATGATGCAACAAATtgagtttatatttttgttgtagTCATAAATCCAAAAAGGATTTCAAGTTGCTCTATAGACTTATCCTTTGTAGTTCTCCACTTGGTTCAAAACGGAATCAGTTTTCCAAAAGGTAAACATAGTCCAATTATAAACTCAGCAACTTTAGAAAGTTCCaaaatgaaaacttctctATAATCAACAGAAGTTATCCTAACTCCTGATTCTGACTTAGGAGAGCACAATTAAGAACATAAAGTCAATGAAGACCTTATTAAGATGTTGAAGTGTTAAACAACCATTTCAGGAGGATTTTACtacaacttttattatttttttattaacttttgcGTATTCGGCCCTTGTGATCCTTACTTTCTGTTatgttcatttaattttcatacGCTGCCACTTTTATGGGTTTGTTACCATTAAAGTGTtgatatatttcaatttactatAACCCATCAACTTAAAGCTAAGCTTTGGAGTTACTTCGGAGTTAATTGGtgatttaacatggtatcaaagaaAGAGCGCTTGTGTTCAAACCCCTATAAAGTTATTCCCCCCAATTAATAGTGATTTTCGCTTATAAGTTTCCAAGTCCACAATTGAGGGAAGAGTGTTTAAACGTCGATATAC is a window from the Cucurbita pepo subsp. pepo cultivar mu-cu-16 chromosome LG07, ASM280686v2, whole genome shotgun sequence genome containing:
- the LOC111798966 gene encoding F-box/kelch-repeat protein At5g43190, translated to MKIREKSRSFKYLSKLSGLSVVTAKPKDVPSSPAGSTSPEMDPGIWSRLPPELLDHVLSFLPLRTCFNLRSTCKHFDSLLYSPSFVSKHSDSSFSSFLLLAHPQCFRQLPLYDSALGTWRSLPLSVSVSLPSGIPSTALVSTANGLVCFSLRNSCSFVVCNLLTKSSRLIEFPYHPFAFELLTLVSVPLGYKIFTLFSGSSPVSALVFDSRDHSWRRFDNFAPIHGDNHRQEAACYNARLYFVTPEPFSIVTFDLENGEWEETDIVMPEDLTFVRLVSDGDRKLYMIGGIGRNGISRSLKLWEFSEQRNWVEIENVPQMICKKFMSICYHNYKHVYCFWHQGTICLCCHTWPEILYYKLSRRTWHWLPKCPSLPERWSCGFRWFSFVPELYASA
- the LOC111798518 gene encoding DNA excision repair protein ERCC-8-like isoform X1, producing the protein MWKDIRDREAGKLRPNSFANRVKSDRVSSLQLSNHKDIVSPHRGSVNSLQVDLTEGRYLLSGASDASAAVFDIQRASHSEGLIAKYQCLFAVDKQHEHGHKYAISSAIWYPIDTGLFVTGSYDHHINVWDTNTTQVVVNFKLPGKVYRTAMSSLATSHMLIAAGTEDVQVRLCDISSGAFSHTLSGHRDGVMSVEWSASSEWVLITGGCDGAIRFWDIRRAGCFRVLDQSQSQLGRRPPISGWTANKLSTSKSHLASQGSNMKSRILHKKLANGNATKPSSTTGKLPAKGSTRQRLHPGLLSSQDRAVSHYGAVTGLKVTGDGMYLLSAGSDSRLKLWDVESGCNTLVNYETVRLHTNKPLQLATSQDSALVFAPCMANIKAFDMWTGKASLTLSGHYEAVNCCLYSFQDQELYTGGNDRQILVWSPSRDSTELWTRRIGNPVQTKITGATDCPLPQGRSVSTLMPSIKLCPPCT
- the LOC111798518 gene encoding DNA excision repair protein ERCC-8-like isoform X2, which gives rise to MWKDIRDREAGKLRPNSFANRVKSDRVSSLQLSNHKDIVSPHRGSVNSLQVDLTEGRYLLSGASDASAAVFDIQRASHSEGLIAKYQCLFAVDKQHEHGHKYAISSAIWYPIDTGLFVTGSYDHHINVWDTNTTQVVVNFKLPGKVYRTAMSSLATSHMLIAAGTEDVQVRLCDISSGAFSHTLSGHRDGVMSVEWSASSEWVLITGGCDGAIRFWDIRRAGCFRVLDQSQSQLGRRPPISGWTANKLSTSKSHLASQGSNMKSRILHKKLANGNATKPSSTTGKLPAKGSTRQRLHPGLLSSQDRAVSHYGAVTGLKVTGDGMYLLSAGSDSRLKLWDVESGCNTLVNYETVRLHTNKPLQLATSQDSALVFAPCMANIKAFDMWTGKASLTLSGHYEAVNCCLYSFQDQELYTGGNDRQILVWSPSRDSTELDWESSADKDNWSD